From Toxorhynchites rutilus septentrionalis strain SRP chromosome 2, ASM2978413v1, whole genome shotgun sequence, a single genomic window includes:
- the LOC129767702 gene encoding BUD13 homolog, producing MTTNKINQKEYLKRYLSNEKDSKKKKKKKRDKQTTDKSNVRIIDTDDFNNHIQPNNEDESDLFAMGDEAPQIVGIIDDRPPELKAKEDFNSSRWKKLSEDSGNSFTNAMSSKGKPMMEMWGAKKNALTNERSRADRMDSDESPPRRGKVPSHSKDLRNNSKRNSDESPPRAKKSQRYSDQMPSRERHRKSRSDSDESPPRSNKHRRERDLSGVNSNRSKQHECSSKNTRSDSDVSPPRRKGGRTIESMSRDVKREYDSDQSPPRRTINEKSRRNRSPSKAHKKNRQSNVENPRRKTGENKSRQGSDSDQSPPRKRQEARYGTSRKDSDESPPRRRQESRRRSDSDESPPRRVTIKQERNASPVRSRASEIPTRQIKQEPIDSDESPPRKPSKSSRHESRSRSRDRAISSGRMVTTLEGKRAGLQDARDLRVENERFRERENELFDSMSAEVSGRFAKTRVREKSGKRRDVEEELRKEFEKRKRDEKKKEVYTRWGKGVKQVEDYKTQLEEAAHEMSKPLARYANDEDLDDYLKKQERDGDPMLNYMRSKKKDKDRQEGRPEKPLYKGSFADNRFGIRPGYRWDGVDRSNGFEKKWFEMMSKKKAVEEEAYKYSVEDM from the exons ATGACTACTAATAAAATTAACCAGAAAGAGTATCTCAAGCGTTACCTTTCAAACGAGAAGGactcgaagaaaaaaaagaaaaagaagagagATAAGCAGACAACGGATAAATCGAA CGTTAGGATAATTGACAcggatgatttcaataaccacATCCAACCCAATAATGAGGACGAGTCGGATTTATTTGCCATGGGAGATGAGGCACCACAAATAGTGGGCATTATTGATGACCGCCCGCCGGAACTCAAAGCGAAAGAAGATTTCAACAGCAGCAGGTGGAAAAAGCTGTCCGAAGATAGTGGCAATAGCTTCACAAATGCTATGTCGAGCAAAGGAAAGCCAATGATGGAAATGTGGGGAGCAAAGAAAAATGCACTCACAAATGAGCGTAGTCGTGCAGATCGGATGGATTCTGATGAAAGCCCACCCCGGAGAGGAAAAGTTCCTAGTCATTCGAAGGATCTTCGAAACAACTCGAAGCGCAATTCAGATGAAAGTCCTCCAAGAGCGAAAAAATCACAGCGGTATTCAGACCAAATGCCTTCGAGAGAAAGACATAGAAAATCGAGAAGTGATTCCGATGAGAGTCCTCCTAGAAGCAATAAACATAGAAGAGAGAGGGATTTAAGCGGAGTCAATAGCAACAGAAGCAAACAGCACGAATGTTCTTCGAAGAACACCCGTTCAGATTCTGATGTCAGTCCCCCAAGACGAAAAGGTGGCAGAACTATAGAAAGCATGTCAAGAGATGTGAAAAGAGAATACGACTCAGATCAAAGCCCTCCGAGGAgaacaataaacgaaaaatctcGAAGAAATCGTTCTCCTAGTAAAGCtcacaaaaaaaacagacaaTCGAATGTCGAGAATCCTAGAAGGAAGACAGGAGAGAACAAATCACGTCAAGGCTCGGATTCGGATCAAAGCCCACCTAGAAAAAGACAAGAAGCACGATATGGCACATCGCGAAAGGACTCCGATGAGAGTCCTCCTAGGAGACGACAAGAATCAAGAAGACGGTCGGATTCAGATGAAAGTCCACCGAGACGAGTGACAATTAAGCAAGAAAGAAACGCTTCCCCTGTGCGCAGTCGTGCTTCTGAAATTCCGACGAGACAAATCAAGCAAGAACCAATCGATTCCGATGAGAGTCCTCCAAGAAAACCAAGCAAATCATCCAGACATGAATCACGTTCCCGATCCCGGGATCGAGCTATATCCAGCGGGAGAATGGTAACCACACTGGAGGGTAAAAGAGCTGGGTTGCAAGATGCGAGAGATTTGAGGGTAGAGAACGAGAGGTTTCGTGAGCGGGAGAATGAGTTGTTTGATAGCATGTCTGCAGAAGTATCCGGCCGGTTCGCAAAAACAAGGGTGCGCGAAAAATCTGGCAAACGAAGAGACGTCGAGGAAGAACTGCGCAAGGAGTTTGAGAAGCGAAAGCGagatgaaaaaaagaaagaagtgTATACCAGATGGGGTAAAGG agtaaAGCAAGTTGAAGATTATAAGACGCAACTTGAAGAAGCCGCGCATGAAATGAGCAAGCCATTAGCTAGATACGCTAATGACGAGGACCTGGACGACTACCTCAAAAAGCAGGAACGTGATGGAGACCCAATGTTGAATTACATGCGCAGTAAGAAAAAGGATAAAGACCGTCAAGAAGGTCGTCCGGAGAAACCCTTATACAAGGGATCATTTGCCGATAATCGGTTCGGAATTCGACCTGGTTATCGTTGGGATGGTGTGGATAGATCGAATGGTTTCGAGAAGAAATGGTTCGaaatgatgagcaagaagaaagctGTGGAAGAGGAAGCTTACAAATACAGTGTAGAAGATATGTGA
- the LOC129766085 gene encoding uncharacterized protein LOC129766085 translates to MLVQDLWRSGLQWDEEMQNEDFDKWVRWTNLFPKISELQIPRCYFNSARPTTYKKLQVHIFTDASDKGYGCAVYFRSEDGEEIRCALAISKAKVAPLKHLSIPRMELEGAVLGARLLQNVRVSHSYAIGECFL, encoded by the coding sequence ATGCTAGTGCAAGATCTCTGGCGGAGTGGGCTGCAGTGGGACGAAGAGATGCAAAACGAGGACTTTGATAAATGGGTGCGCTGGACAAATTTGTTTCCCAAAATCAGTGAGTTGCAGATTCCTCGATGTTATTTTAATAGCGCTCGACCCACCACTTACAAGAAGTTGCAAGTGCACATTTTCACCGATGCGAGTGACAAAGGCTACGGTTGTGCTGTATATTTTCGCTCCGAAGATGGAGAGGAGATCCGATGTGCTCTGGCGATATCGAAGGCCAAGGTGGCTCCACTCAAGCATCTATCAATTCCACGAATGGAGTTGGAGGGGGCAGTTTTGGGCGCAAGGCTTCTTCAAAATGTTCGAGTCAGCCATTCGTACGCGATTGGAGAATGCTTCCTATAG